The Coccidioides posadasii str. Silveira chromosome 2, complete sequence genomic interval GTTGGAGGCCAAACTCTGGATAGCTGAAACTTGTCATTATCAACAAACCAGACACACGGTTGGCTGGTTCTTTGGGGTCCGGTCCACCTCCAAAATGCCGTTGCTGGTCACATCAAAAAGTTAAAAATATAACACAAtcgagtactccgtacagagacCGCCATGCAAGGGAACTGCGACCAACCCTGTTCTTACAAGGACAATTCTGCAGGGTTGAACGCAGACACCCTGATTTGGGTCTGTAAAACTGAGTTTACAATCCCGCAAAGCCACGCTGGAAAATTGTGCGACCTGGTTTCGGCGAAGCCCTGTCCTTCGTACTCCTGCGAAGCTTAACATAGCATGCAACCCAAGCTATTGGCGTGTGGGATATTGCCCTGTGCAGGTTTAACTGGACAGAGGAGTTCTTGCTCATTAGGCTAATGCATGGCCGAAGGAAGTATGGAGAAATTGAGTGACATCGCAGCATAACATGCCACCCTGTACTGAACAGGAGAATATCACTGGATTCTAAAATCACGATGAACAACCTTGCAACTAATTTTGATCACCAGGACCATCTCCTGGAGAGGTCGAACCCAGATTCCTGGATCCAGGGAGAAGCAATGCCCAAACATGGAGCCCGAAAACACGGCTGGCTGCCTCTCTTAAGCTCATGAGCATCCGCGACCTTCTGTGAGCAAACTGCTTAGCCACGCATTTGCGCACAACTTCATAGAGGCTAGGCCCCAAGTGGGCGTACGAACCAACAGTCGACGTATTTCTTCTGAGGTTGCTATTGGTTACTGTGTAGTTGGAATTTGGCGGTCCTTACAACCTTAGATGAACCGGCAAGCCAACTTGATCAGGACAATTTGTTGTCCGATTGGCCTGCACATACTCGGGCTAGTTAGTTATCGTCCTGAATGTTCGTAGCTTTCTGTACCACCCTTCATTTCTCGCTATGTGCCGTGAGTTGCAACCGGGTCCCAATCATGGGAAAGTGTATATAAAACTTGACTTCTCGCCACGCTAACATGATCAAGGATTCGACGATCTTCGAGttttgattctcttttgttaTTGCTCCTATGAATGATACTTACGATCCAGATCTCGATCGGGCTGCGCGACGCCGCGAGCAGAATCGGATTGCGCAGAGAAATCATCGTAAGTAGCCTTGATATGAACCCACCCCGCTATTTCGTaatgttgaccatgttgtttCCCTTTCTTCTAGGGAGACGGAAACAGCTCGCCCGACAGAACCAGCTGCAACAATCCTCTCATCAACAACCACAGCAACATCATGAGCCTCAGCAGCTCTGGCCCACAGATTGCAGGATGAAtcatgatgatgatgatgagacTGCATTATCgttttctttcaaaaggcAGCTGTGGGAGGGCGAACCTACCACCACTAACTTGCCGAAACAAGGCGGCAGGGTGAACGATGGTCATATTGGAGAAATGCAGCCCGAGCTCCTGGATGTCTTTGATAGCCTAACCCAGGAACCACCCTCGGCCAACTGGGACCCAGAACCAATCTATCCTTCTCCCTCTACAGACAATGAACCACCAAGGGAGGTGAACGGAACGGCGAGCAAGAACATCACCTTGCAACCGGTCTTGGCGCATCATGAACGTCGTACCCCCAATGATTCCGGTCGTGACTTGGACTCGAGAAGAGAGAGGCTGGCGCTACCCACCGCGTCACCACCGATGATGGACTCTTGCTCTCATGCGCAATCCATCGTCGAACTGTCGTCACGTCCAGCGATAGAGCCTCTGTCGCGATGTCCAACAAGAGATAGTCGCCTACAACAGCTCTCTCCATCCATGTCCATAGTGGATCATGAAGAACTTGAGCGGCGATCTCTGAGCGGTCGGGCGCGCACCTCTAGCTTCCGCCAGCGCCAACCTCGACGACCATGCGAACACAACAGCCATTATCAAGCACGAACAATGAGAAGCGAAAGCCAGGGGCAGACATGTTTACATCTGGCAGCCGCAAAGGGATCCTGCGCACTCGTTCGATATTTCCTTGGTCGAGGCATGCGGCCTGACACGCGCGATGGTGAGGGCTTGACGGCTCTTCACCATGCGATCCGTGGCGGACACGAGGACACGGTTAACACGCTGCTTCTGGGAGGGGCAGATATCGAGGTAACAGACAGTCATGGTCGCACCGCGTTGCATTACGCCGTCGAGCAGAGGCAGGATAATATAGTGATCTTGCTGATTCACAAGGGAGCTAACATGCACGCAACTGTGTCTGGCCCGATCAGATGACGCTCCCTACAGCTGAACGAAAATCAACGACCCTTCGCTCATCCATATTTCTCTCTGTCCGTGGGCCAATCTCGCGGAACTGCGATCTCTGCCTTCTGAATGCATGGTGACAGCTGGCAGCGCAGTTCCTCCTCGAGTGTGCGGTGCCCGCAAACAACATAAGAAAGCCGATCATCGAGAAGCTTGCTTTTTTTGCCTCGAAATCGAAAGGAGCCGATTGAACATTGTACCCCGCTGATTGTGCGATAGAGTCTTGTCATGCCTAATGTCTCTCAGCGCGTTGGCATCGTATTGTAcctcccccctcccccctcaGGCTGCATCTTTAATGCCATAATGAGGTTTGATGGCGTCCCTGGCTGGCTCCACCCCGGATaagtcaatatcttccaagTCAACGCCCATGTTACCGCCGTCGTCGGATATTGGTTGGCGTGGTATCACATCGATATCCGGCAGTTCACATATTCAAAGCCGCCCTGGTGGGATTCAGCCACCAGGCAGCCGATGTAAGATGGGGAGGAGCTCCCGGCCTAGCAAAGGCTTGATATGTCAGTCGGGTGTTGAGAGTTGTTATGATAAAATGGCAGAGAGTGACATCAGATATATATGGGTGACACTCACGGAGGAACCAACCGTTCACCACTCATGGCCAAGGAACGATGGACATCAGAATCACAACATAGCAGTGATCCCACTTCCCGGGTCACCTAGTTGCCCACCCTTCCACACCTCCCTCAGGAATACCACCTCTGaaggttaaaaaaaaaaaaaaaaaaaaaaaaaaggtggtCTCGCAACTACTTCTGAAATAGCTAGATAGCAATCATATTAACTAGGAAAAAAAGTGATGTTCTATCTTCAAGCATACAATGAGTGTGTAGCAGATTGGTAAAGTGATCCATTGCGAAGCAATTAAAACTTACTGAATCAGGTTAAAGGTCAGCCATCCCATCTGTGATGAGACGGAGATGTTTGATCTGGGTGTCTGTGCGATCATAGCTAGAGGAGAGAGGCAAGGGAGTGGATGTCCTATCGAGTGGAAAGCTATCGAAAAACTTAGGATACAAAGTGGAAGTGCTCGAGCCTCGACGAAGCAAGGAGCTGTGAAAATCCGGATCGGTAACATCAACAAgagataaagaaagaaaaaaaaaaaaaaaaaaagaaaacacgCGACAGACCTCTGATTTCTCTACCTGATACTATCTGGAAATATCTGGAAATGCCTATAATCTACCCCCTCTGGCCAAGTGCAATGGACGACATGCTGTACCCACTGTCAATGTAACTAGTGGGAGTCCATGTGATGTATGGAAAAACGGCGGTAGAGGTGGCAAAGAACCATCTGGAGCAAAGAgaacccccccccccccccccccccccccccccccctggAGCCTTGTAGACTTGCTAAATCATCGCCGCACAGCGTCGTAGAGCTCAACAGCAGCACTGAATGTCCTTGATTCCGACGGACTTATCCGTCGCTATCCACCTGTAGTAAATTTATGACATTGTCACGCTTCCATCTGCAAAGAGGTTTCATCGAAGACCTGGCCCAAACACGAGCTGGCAAGCAGACGATAACCGATGAGCTGGAAGGGACAGTGTGTCTAGACTTCAATAACCTTGGCTGGGCTGGTGCCTCGGGCGATTTCGAGTAACCTTCTCCTGTGGCTTGACGTCGGGATGGTTCTGACCCTGAGCCTGAGCGATGGCCTGGGCATTCTTCTGGTACTTATAGACGGTCCAGTCGAAGACGTAGTCATACTGGAAACCCTCGCGGATGAAGAGGTCTCGGAAGATCTTGCGCAGGTAGGAATAGTCTGGTTTGTCATCAAAGCGCAGGCTACGGGTGTAGTTCAAGTAGATAGCAAATTCGTTCGGGAATCCGCGGCACAACACCTCAGTAGGGGTggtcatcttcttctccatgATACGGTCATATTTCTGCTTCTTCGTAGCTGCCTTAAGACCCTGCCACGGAAGAGAACCACGGCAGAAGTAAAGGAGAACGTAGCCCAGCGACTCGACGTCATCGCGACGCGATTGTTCTACATAAAAAGTCAGTAGACACGTTCTGCAGCgggaagaaaaatcaaaagagtgaaaaaaaaaaaaaaaggaaatttaATCGTAAACAGCAAAATCTCAATCACTTTGACGGAGAATACGACTTCCACAAGCCGTGGTCTGTAACCAATCGTAGAGCTGAATAAATCTGACTTGTTTTGCTGATTGCAACTTGAAAAGAGTCCTTCATGTCCTGAAAAGGGCACTCAAGTGAATTGCAACTGAGTCTAGCGGGTCATTCGGTGACTATCCTGCTGATTGAGATTTTGCTGatgttttgttttcttttgaaAAGATGAGGTGCAAAACGTGCCAAGTGTTCAGGACAGGAGAGGTGGACAGTACATACCGACACCCAGATGCGTGTTGATCGAGGCATAGCGAGCCGTGCCAGTCAAGTTCTTGTTTTCACGGTATGGAATGTGAAAGTGCGTCTTCGGGTCACGGTATTTCTTGGCCAGACCGAAGTCAATGACGTTGACCTGGTTTCCACGCTTACCAATGCCCATAACGAAGTTGTCGGGCTTGATGTCGCGCTATCGAAAAATCCAGAATTAGCATGCCACAACCCCGAAAAACGGCTGATACGAGAAGGGAGGAGAGAAGACATGGGGCAATGTCACAAGGCAACGTTTGAAGCAGCGTTGCCCAGCGGGAACATTCGGGCACGGTAGTCGATAGCAGTAATGGTCCCGATGGAAGAAAAACACTCACTGCCAGCCATGTTAGCAGATAGTCATTTCGAAGATATGATGCCTGGAGTGGTTACCATGGAGAAAGGACTTTGCGTGGATGTACTCGATACGGGAGATGAGCTGGTCGGCAAGCAGCAGCACGGTCTTGAGCGAGAACTTGCGGTTGCAGAAGTTGAAGAGATCCTCGAGCGAGGGGCCGAGCAGATCCATCACCATGGCGTTGTAGTCACACTCGGTGCCAAACCATCGAACGAAGGGGATGCCGACCCCGCCGGCAATCGACTTGTAGACACGGGCCTCATATTCCAGCTGCGGGTGCTTGGCCTTGACGCTCTCGAGTTTGATGGCGATCTCTTCGCCGGAGATGATGTTGGTGCCTggcggaaaaaaaaagaaaataaaaagaggATGTGAGCAGACTGGAGTGTTGAAGCCACGGAAAGAGGATCAATCTGAAAGCATACCCAGGTAGATGTCTCCGAACGAGCCGCTGCCAATCTTGCGGCCGATACGGTACTTGTTCCCGACGCGGAGATCCTACAAGCAACAGGTCAGATTTCCGTTCCCGCACGTCTTGGCGAAGGGGTCCCTGGGAGTGAGTACCATTGTTGTCATGTCTCGCTGGGAGTGTCTGTGAACAGGATTTCAAGGATCCGTCACGGACGTCTGTGAGTCAGTATGTGAGTGTTGGTGTTGGAGTTGGAGTTGAGATGCTCAGGATCTCTGCTGAGCGTGGTCTGGGGAAGATGAAGGGTGGAGGGCGATGATGGCTCGGAAGAAGTGTTGTTGTGATGCTGGGAGTGGCAGCGGCGGGCGTTGCAGGCGAGGCGGTGAGCGCCAAGCCAGGGAGTGCCACGTCGGGGAGCGCCTGCGCTGTGAAGTCAGCAGGCCGCTTCGATTGGCTGTCGACAAACCCCCCCGGCAACTGACAAAGGGTGCAGGTGATTTGCTGCTTGGCTGCCATCGGCCGGCTTTATACGACCTAAATTTAGTCCGGAGCGCGGAGTAACTACTGTACGGACTTGCTGCGACGGAGTTCTCGCTCGCCAACCTTGGTTTTTTGGGTGGTGACGAACCGGAATATTAATGCCCAAACACCGAGCTTACAGGCTGGAGCTCTCTGCCGTCCAGATGATGGTCTCCGACTGCTTCACACCAAACAATCTCGACGTGCAAGGCCTAACTCTCGTCCAACGCCCATCCCATTTGAAATCCTCAAACCATGTTGTCCCTTAATAATTGACGCCCAGATGTTCAAGTCTCATTGGGGCTGCCAAGTTCGGTGGTGAGGGATGGGTTAGCCTCTCCTGGAAGTGAAACCTCTCTATAATCAGGGTGGAGTTTAAACACCCCcccaaaaagaagagagtccACGCCTTCACAACTCTTCCTCCGTAGTTACACAATCCTAACCCGATTTGAGGCTTCCCTGCTAACTGAGATCAAGGGTACCATAGCAAATGACTGAAAGCATAGATAaagccaaagctgaagccCCTGCCCTGTTGCTGCCCTGTCACTTGACTGCTGGCCGAGGGATAGCGTCATTGATTAGACGCATCCAGTCTACAGATCTCTCCTGACCCCTCGCCCCATTGCAAGCTTGATCTCCCTTTCTCTCGACGCAATAATGGTTTCTCTGTCAGAAGATGACCGTGCTGTTATTATGCGCCATCTGTTGAGTGGGATTCTCCTGCGGCTTGGCCGAGGCACAGAATGATGGGGTGTTCTTTCAGGCTGTTAAGAAGCAAGGGAATCTTCGTGGGAGCCCATAATTGGGGAGCTGGTTACTACCTTTCACAGTAGTTTTGGCTTGATGCAGGCGCTGAAACCTCTCCATAACCACCCTTTGCGGCCTCACCAATCTTCTTAAACCACAGACATGTTTACATCCCCCTAAATCGCACTGGTAGGATAAGAGATGTGCGGCCTTATTCCTTAGGTTTTGATCTGAGCAGATACCCCAATACTCCGGGCACTGAAATGCTGCAGTGCTTCTTCACATACATCAATATGGTAACATAGGGGAAAGAGACTCCTTCTGGCTAAGTGTAAGGGACTTCCCATGATTCTTCAGTTAAAACGCCGGTATACCTGTGAGGGGGTTCTGTCCACGGCGCTTTTGAAGCGCGCCTTATGATCAGGGTTCCATGCTCCGTAGAACGTGGACTATGATCGGGCTTAGACTTCAACAATGCTTTTATATCTACAGATCAGGCCAGCAAATTGATGAATTGGCCAATCATATCTTCAGAATGACCGTCGGAGTCCGAGCACGGGGCGCCGCGACTGCTGGGCGGCGGCCTATGCATGTAGTTGGGAGTTGGCAGCTTGTCCTTTCGGCGAGCACCTCTGCCACCTCCCCCAGGGCGCGCCAGGAAGTGCTTCCAAATCAAGGTTATACAGTGGGAATGCCAAGGGACTCAGACACATTTTGTTAAAAGAGGGTATCGAATGTAGACAAGACAAGAGACCGGCGGAATACGGAGTGCCTATCCAGCACAACCATATAGATCCCCTCAGCTGTACGCTTGTACCAATTTAGCGCCTCTAAGTCCCTCTATCAACGTCAGCTGGGAAACAAGCACATACTAATCATCGTGGTGGCAGATCTAAGTGGTATAATCTTCCTGCTCAGAGACACTTCCTTGCGTTCTCTATACGTCTGGCTTCTTTGTACTAGCCCTTCTACCTATGTTCTCAGTACTAATCAAAACTTCTTATAATAGGGAAAATGTATCCCAGTTCTCTCAGGTAATGAAGTGTTGATTCCAACGCTCTGGATATAGACCTTAAATACAATGCTCACCAGCCATCTGAGATTCGTTTTATATCAAAAGTATTATGGAAGTGTCAACTAACTATTTCTAGAAAATCCTGTTCAATGCACACCAGCAATGCTTCCGAACAATCTGAATGAGTATTCTCGCCGCTCCTCTTTCTTCAAAACATGGACTCAACTACCATTGCCAGAGGACATCTGTGCTCAGGCTTGTGCTCAATATCTGGCGGGACCTGGCCTGGACAACCGAAAGGTTCTGTCCACCAATGATCCTCACTTTCTACTCCCCCCCCCCATGAGACCCGCGGATGAGTGTGTTTGAAAACCGCTTTGGTTTCTGGGCAGTTTTAAAACCGACTCCGCCACCAGTTGCTCTTGTGCGTCTCGAAGTCTAGCTGAGTCGGCTGGGTTAGTTATTAAAGCGGCCTGACTCCGACGCCAATCCAGGCCTAGTGCGAACGGTTGATTTGGGAAAATTCCAGAGTTCAAAGTACGTCGTACgtcgtacggagtaccggGGGGATTATTTTTAGCCGATCGTTGACATTTTATTTGACccctccatactccgtacagagtactccgtagtctaGAGTATATCCGCTCGTTGACTGGCGGgtgtctacggagtacaccgTATACAACAAAATTTCGCGCCCATAagcaaagcaaaagaagccCCGCAAATCAACCATTCCAGCCAGTCTCCAGATGGTTGGTGAAAGCGCCTCGACTATCATTGTGCTCGGTTGGCCAACGACATGTTAAGGAAATGGAAAGGAATGAGGGCAAATGACGAGGACGACGCCTTCCAGTAGATCCTACAGGATTTGAGAATCCAATACCCGTTCTTCTTGGACGGGTCGTTATTTCGACAACTGATGGCTCTCGTTATATGCAACGAACTTCAATTGGGTGATGATGACAAGTCAGTTGGCTGTTGGTGTTGGTGTTGGTGACACTCAGCAGTGTACCCCAGTCAGCGTCAGCCGCGCTGACGGATAGCGTCTGGACCAGTCAGCCGCGACCAAAGCACCGCGCAACATCAGCTTCGATTTCTGACGAGTGACTGCTCGTCGCAGTTTGTGCACATCGCATGTATGGCATAGTTGTCGTTATACATACCTTCGGCACAGGCCGAAGGGGCGGCTGGCACCAACACTGCGAACATACGTATCTGATCAAAACATTTGGGCAGGCCGTTATGGTATAACTACGCCAATCAATTCAGGCCGCACAAgcaggggggaaaaaaagaaggcggaaaagaaaaggagcaCAGTTCAAGACGAATCTGAGTGGACATTCAACAACATGCATCTTCAGTCTCACCAGCAAACTGCGGCTGCTACTGCTACTGTTAATCCATCCACGATCGAAGTTCTTCGTTCTTTAGATGGAACCATTGCCTGGGGCCAATCCGGAGCGGCAAGGAGCGATTTCAGGAGTAAGTCCAACGATTCCAATCCTGTCCCttccatctttttttttcggcaTCAATGATGAATGTCAAGGCGATGTGATCACCCGGCCTAGCCTGCGCATGCTCGCCGCCATAGTCGAAACATCCCTCGGCGATGACGTCTTCCGCGAAGACCGCACGACGCTCGATTTCGAAGCCCACGTCGCCTCCATAACCGGCCGTGAGGCAGGCATGTTTGTCGTCACGGGAACCATGGCCAACGAACTCTGCCTGCACTCGCTCATTTCTTCCCGTCCCTGCGGTATCCTGCTTGATGCTGCCGCGCATAGCGTCAATTTCGAGGGCGGTGGACCTTCAATCCTGAGTGGTGGGATGATCCAAACCGTGCGTCCTTCAAACGGGAAGTATCTTCGCGTCGAAGATCTAGAAAAACATGCTGTCAtcgacgatgacgatgtgCATAAATGTCCCACGGGAATCATATCGATGGAGAACACCGCCGGCGGCATCATCCTGCCCCTGCATGAACTCCGGCGCATTCATGACTGGGCGAAACGGCACGACGTCAAGACACACCTCGACGGAGCACGTTTGTTTGAGGCTGTGGCTGCGGGTGCAGGCTCTCTGAGAGAATACTGCGCGCTCGTTGATGTTGTGTCCGTGGATTTCAGCAAGAATCTAGGCGCGCCGATGGGGGCGATGGTGCTGGGGGATGCAAGCTTGATACGTCGAATGCGGAGGACGAGGAAAGGTATTGGGGGCGGGATGAGGCAGGGAGGTGTGATTACGGCTGCTGCAAGGGAGGCGCTGTTTGAGAATTTTGGCATGGGCGCAGAGATTGAGAAGCCGGTGCTGAGGGATGTGCACCGCGTTGCTGAGAAGCTGGGGGAGGAGTGGGTTAGGAGAGGGGGACGATTGACCAAGGACGTTGAGACGA includes:
- a CDS encoding uncharacterized protein (antiSMASH:Cluster_2.2~EggNog:ENOG410PZQ6~COG:M), yielding MNDTYDPDLDRAARRREQNRIAQRNHRRRKQLARQNQLQQSSHQQPQQHHEPQQLWPTDCRMNHDDDDETALSFSFKRQLWEGEPTTTNLPKQGGRVNDGHIGEMQPELLDVFDSLTQEPPSANWDPEPIYPSPSTDNEPPREVNGTASKNITLQPVLAHHERRTPNDSGRDLDSRRERLALPTASPPMMDSCSHAQSIVELSSRPAIEPLSRCPTRDSRLQQLSPSMSIVDHEELERRSLSGRARTSSFRQRQPRRPCEHNSHYQARTMRSESQGQTCLHLAAAKGSCALVRYFLGRGMRPDTRDGEGLTALHHAIRGGHEDTVNTLLLGGADIEVTDSHGRTALHYAVEQRQDNIVILLIHKGANMHATVSGPIR
- the HHP1 gene encoding casein kinase I (antiSMASH:Cluster_2.2~EggNog:ENOG41KOG1164~COG:T) gives rise to the protein MGIGKRGNQVNVIDFGLAKKYRDPKTHFHIPYRENKNLTGTARYASINTHLGVEQSRRDDVESLGYVLLYFCRGSLPWQGLKAATKKQKYDRIMEKKMTTPTEVLCRGFPNEFAIYLNYTRSLRFDDKPDYSYLRKIFRDLFIREGFQYDYVFDWTVYKYQKNAQAIAQAQGQNHPDVKPQEKVTRNRPRHQPSQGY
- the HRR25_3 gene encoding serine/threonine protein kinase (antiSMASH:Cluster_2.2~EggNog:ENOG410PFS3~COG:T); the encoded protein is MTTMDLRVGNKYRIGRKIGSGSFGDIYLGTNIISGEEIAIKLESVKAKHPQLEYEARVYKSIAGGVGIPFVRWFGTECDYNAMVMDLLGPSLEDLFNFCNRKFSLKTVLLLADQLISRIEYIHAKSFLHGNHSRHHIFEMTIC
- a CDS encoding uncharacterized protein (antiSMASH:Cluster_2.2~antiSMASH:Cluster_2.3~EggNog:ENOG410Q5F6~COG:E), which codes for MHLQSHQQTAAATATVNPSTIEVLRSLDGTIAWGQSGAARSDFRSDVITRPSLRMLAAIVETSLGDDVFREDRTTLDFEAHVASITGREAGMFVVTGTMANELCLHSLISSRPCGILLDAAAHSVNFEGGGPSILSGGMIQTVRPSNGKYLRVEDLEKHAVIDDDDVHKCPTGIISMENTAGGIILPLHELRRIHDWAKRHDVKTHLDGARLFEAVAAGAGSLREYCALVDVVSVDFSKNLGAPMGAMVLGDASLIRRMRRTRKGIGGGMRQGGVITAAAREALFENFGMGAEIEKPVLRDVHRVAEKLGEEWVRRGGRLTKDVETNIVWLDIDTLGIDRRTLIDLGKKYGVVLDSPRVVCHHQIDAQAVADLVRLFDHILGVNKHNGINGNGNLLSQ